A window of Aliarcobacter trophiarum LMG 25534 contains these coding sequences:
- the fliW gene encoding flagellar assembly protein FliW produces the protein MYKIVLPILGFEAFSKVDVEKVDEFVAFLKFEDGSKISIVNINILNKVSFDFQIDNKTLEALKIKSKDDFSTHFILVSQDPIEHSIINLVSPIFINEKEKLVGQYVTNEKVEPYLASLNKCISL, from the coding sequence ATGTATAAAATTGTTCTTCCTATTTTAGGATTTGAAGCTTTTTCAAAAGTTGATGTTGAAAAGGTAGATGAGTTTGTTGCTTTTTTAAAGTTTGAAGATGGTTCTAAAATATCTATTGTAAATATAAATATTTTAAATAAAGTTTCATTTGATTTTCAAATTGATAATAAAACTTTAGAAGCTTTAAAAATAAAATCAAAAGATGATTTCTCTACTCATTTTATTTTAGTTTCACAAGATCCAATTGAACACTCAATTATAAATCTAGTTTCTCCAATTTTTATAAATGAAAAAGAGAAACTAGTTGGTCAATATGTTACAAATGAAAAGGTTGAACCATATCTAGCCTCTTTGAATAAGTGTATAAGCTTATAA
- a CDS encoding c-type cytochrome — MRKIIVACALLSGTYLLADTTMCFKENHPSMSTIESVPLEGGACGGKFSINDMKKKGWLVDDIKINGSSYIYILKTQDHGKAIAGVAPSGISQEQMEANIIAKLEAKQEAEEEALIIKENQAMLSEARDLYTTQCQSCHGEKGDKTKGDSKLKNLSQKDMEQALKDYELGISEEKRSSIYGPAHINYLNNKSIKGIKTYLDSIQ; from the coding sequence TTGAGAAAAATTATTGTTGCTTGTGCTTTATTGTCTGGAACTTATCTTTTAGCAGATACGACTATGTGTTTTAAAGAAAATCATCCATCTATGTCTACTATTGAGAGTGTACCATTAGAAGGTGGAGCTTGTGGTGGGAAATTCTCTATAAATGATATGAAGAAAAAAGGCTGGCTTGTTGATGATATTAAAATAAATGGTTCTAGTTATATCTATATTTTGAAGACTCAAGACCACGGTAAAGCTATAGCTGGAGTTGCACCATCTGGAATCAGCCAAGAGCAAATGGAAGCAAACATAATTGCTAAGCTTGAAGCAAAACAAGAAGCGGAAGAGGAAGCTCTTATAATAAAAGAGAATCAAGCTATGTTATCAGAAGCTAGAGATTTATACACAACTCAATGTCAAAGTTGTCATGGAGAAAAAGGTGATAAAACAAAAGGTGATTCAAAGCTTAAAAATTTAAGCCAAAAAGATATGGAACAAGCATTAAAAGATTATGAGCTAGGAATTAGTGAAGAGAAAAGAAGCTCTATTTATGGACCTGCACATATTAATTATTTAAATAACAAAAGCATAAAAGGTATAAAAACTTATTTAGATAGTATTCAATAA
- the plsY gene encoding glycerol-3-phosphate 1-O-acyltransferase PlsY produces the protein MDFFTNENIVFYLLAYLIGSIPFGLILAKTFAGVDIKNDGSRSIGATNVLRVVKKTNPTLAKKLGIATVILDALKGTILLLVGMFIFNLSAETLWTMAVLSVLGHCYSIYLGLDGGKGVATGLGVYIVLIPISTLIGAIVWFIFAKLLKISSLSSLLALIAVIISSIFINNGLDIGSNAPMYIIAFIIVYKHIPNIIRLLKGEEKKVV, from the coding sequence ATGGATTTTTTTACAAATGAAAATATAGTTTTTTATCTTTTAGCTTATCTTATAGGCTCTATCCCTTTTGGTCTAATTTTGGCAAAAACTTTTGCTGGAGTTGATATAAAAAATGATGGAAGCAGAAGTATTGGTGCAACAAATGTTTTAAGAGTGGTAAAAAAAACAAACCCTACTTTAGCAAAGAAACTAGGAATAGCAACAGTTATTTTAGATGCTCTTAAGGGTACAATTTTACTATTAGTTGGAATGTTTATTTTTAATTTAAGTGCTGAAACTCTTTGGACTATGGCAGTTTTAAGTGTTTTAGGACACTGCTACTCTATCTATTTAGGACTTGATGGGGGAAAAGGAGTAGCAACTGGACTTGGAGTTTATATTGTTTTAATTCCTATATCTACACTTATTGGTGCTATTGTTTGGTTTATTTTTGCAAAGCTTTTAAAAATATCATCTTTATCATCTCTTTTAGCTCTAATTGCAGTAATCATTAGCTCTATTTTTATAAATAATGGTTTAGATATTGGTTCAAACGCACCTATGTACATAATTGCATTTATTATTGTATATAAACATATTCCAAATATTATAAGACTCTTAAAAGGTGAGGAGAAAAAAGTAGTATGA
- the ssb gene encoding single-stranded DNA-binding protein, with the protein MYNKTIMVGNLTRDIELKYLPSGSAVAKSSIASSYKYKSQTGEQKEEVCFLEFNMFGRSAEVANQYLKKGSKVLLEGRLVLEQWTAQDGSSRSRHSLRVEEMKMLDSKGSSESGSYGNNSYNQAPKEQYAEPSYNPNQGAGRVTQARVEQNIPEIDIDDEIPF; encoded by the coding sequence ATGTATAACAAAACAATTATGGTTGGAAATCTTACAAGAGATATTGAGTTAAAATACCTACCTAGCGGTTCAGCAGTTGCTAAAAGTTCAATTGCTTCATCATATAAATATAAATCACAAACAGGTGAACAAAAAGAAGAAGTTTGTTTTTTAGAGTTTAATATGTTTGGAAGAAGTGCAGAAGTTGCAAACCAATATTTAAAAAAAGGCTCTAAAGTTTTACTTGAGGGAAGATTAGTTCTTGAACAATGGACTGCACAAGATGGAAGTTCTAGAAGTAGACATAGTTTGAGAGTTGAAGAGATGAAAATGTTGGATAGTAAAGGTTCAAGCGAGAGTGGTTCTTATGGGAATAACTCTTATAATCAAGCTCCAAAAGAGCAATATGCTGAACCATCTTATAATCCAAATCAAGGTGCAGGGAGAGTAACTCAAGCAAGAGTTGAGCAAAATATTCCTGAAATTGATATTGATGACGAAATACCGTTTTAG
- a CDS encoding dihydroneopterin aldolase produces MTIEVENLTFKCIVGILDFERKKKQRVIINLSFDYSFSENNFIDYAEVVNLVKKTMKENKFELLEDAIITINKLLEDSYCVKNIKLKISKPNILKNCIVSLSS; encoded by the coding sequence ATGACAATAGAGGTAGAAAACCTTACTTTTAAATGTATTGTTGGAATTTTGGATTTTGAAAGAAAAAAAAAACAAAGGGTTATAATCAATCTTAGTTTTGATTATAGTTTTAGTGAAAACAATTTTATTGATTATGCAGAAGTTGTAAATCTTGTAAAGAAAACTATGAAAGAGAATAAATTTGAACTTCTTGAAGATGCTATAATAACAATTAATAAACTCCTTGAAGATAGCTATTGTGTAAAAAATATAAAATTAAAAATATCAAAACCAAATATCTTAAAAAATTGTATTGTAAGCCTCTCTTCTTAA
- the ilvC gene encoding ketol-acid reductoisomerase: MAINVFYDKDCNIELIKSKKVAMIGFGSQGHAHAENLRDSGVEVVVGLRKDGSSWKKAEAKGFKVLTVAEATKIADVVMILLPDESQSEIYENEIKPNLKAGAYLAFGHGFNIHYKRIIPNANMNIMMIAPKAPGHTVRSEFVKGGGIPDLIAVHQDASGDTKQVALAYASAIGGGRTAIIETTFKDETETDLFGEQAVLCGGAVSLVQAGFETLTEAGYAPELAYFECLHELKLIVDLMYEGGIADMRYSISNTAEYGDYVSGKRVINCESKKAMKEILKEIQDGRFAKDFILEGQAGYPRMHAERANAKASLIEQTGVKLRTMMPWIASKKIVNQETN, encoded by the coding sequence ATGGCAATAAATGTATTCTATGACAAAGATTGTAATATAGAGTTAATCAAATCAAAAAAAGTAGCAATGATTGGTTTTGGTTCACAAGGACACGCACATGCTGAAAACTTAAGAGATAGTGGTGTTGAAGTTGTTGTTGGTTTAAGAAAAGATGGAAGCTCTTGGAAAAAGGCTGAAGCTAAAGGATTTAAAGTATTAACAGTAGCTGAAGCTACAAAAATTGCTGATGTAGTTATGATACTTTTACCAGATGAGAGTCAATCTGAGATTTATGAAAATGAGATTAAACCAAATCTTAAAGCTGGTGCTTATTTAGCATTTGGACATGGATTTAACATTCACTACAAAAGAATTATCCCAAATGCAAATATGAATATTATGATGATTGCTCCAAAAGCTCCAGGACACACTGTAAGAAGTGAGTTTGTAAAAGGTGGAGGAATTCCAGATTTAATTGCAGTTCATCAAGATGCTTCAGGAGATACAAAACAAGTTGCTTTAGCATATGCAAGTGCAATTGGTGGTGGAAGAACTGCAATTATTGAAACAACTTTCAAAGATGAAACTGAAACTGACCTATTTGGAGAACAAGCAGTTCTTTGTGGTGGTGCTGTATCTTTAGTTCAAGCTGGATTTGAAACATTAACAGAAGCTGGATATGCTCCAGAACTTGCATATTTTGAGTGTTTACATGAATTAAAATTAATTGTTGATTTAATGTATGAAGGTGGAATTGCTGATATGAGATACTCTATTTCAAATACTGCTGAATATGGTGATTATGTATCTGGAAAAAGAGTTATCAACTGTGAATCTAAAAAAGCTATGAAAGAGATTTTAAAAGAGATTCAAGATGGAAGATTTGCAAAAGATTTCATCCTTGAAGGTCAAGCTGGATACCCAAGAATGCATGCAGAAAGAGCAAATGCAAAAGCTTCTTTAATTGAGCAAACAGGTGTTAAATTAAGAACTATGATGCCATGGATTGCATCTAAAAAAATAGTTAACCAAGAGACTAACTAA
- the prfB gene encoding peptide chain release factor 2 — MDAYEYSELLKLLNTKLNNIKGILKPDLLNQRLQEIVELEASQDFWSDVETATKIGIEKNRILGKLNKFNKAFESLNGTNELYEMANSEKDEDTMELLYEEASDLEALIKSTEISVMLSNPDDALNAIVTIHPGAGGTESQDWASILYRMYLRWAERNDFKVEVLDYQAGDEAGIKDVSFIIRGENAYGYLKTENGIHRLVRISPFDSNAKRHTSFTSVMVSPEIDDNIDIVIEDKDIRIDTYRASGAGGQHVNKTESAIRITHIKTGIVVQCQNDRSQHKNKDSAFKMLKSKLYELELEKQRASKDSGDKSEIGWGHQIRSYVLQPYQQVKDSRSNIGYSNVEAILDGDITKMMEDVLIASSSN, encoded by the coding sequence ATGGATGCTTATGAATATAGCGAACTATTAAAACTACTTAACACAAAACTAAACAACATAAAAGGTATTTTAAAACCTGATTTATTAAATCAAAGATTACAAGAGATAGTAGAGCTAGAAGCTAGTCAAGATTTTTGGAGTGATGTTGAAACTGCCACAAAAATTGGTATTGAGAAAAATAGAATCTTAGGTAAATTAAATAAATTCAATAAAGCCTTTGAGTCTTTAAATGGAACAAATGAGCTTTATGAGATGGCAAATAGTGAAAAAGATGAAGATACTATGGAACTACTTTATGAAGAAGCTAGTGATTTAGAGGCTTTGATAAAATCTACTGAAATATCTGTAATGCTCTCAAATCCTGATGATGCTTTAAATGCAATTGTTACAATACATCCAGGAGCTGGTGGAACAGAGAGCCAAGATTGGGCTTCAATACTATATAGAATGTATTTAAGATGGGCAGAAAGAAATGATTTTAAAGTTGAAGTATTGGATTATCAAGCTGGAGATGAAGCTGGTATAAAAGATGTGAGTTTTATTATTAGAGGTGAAAATGCCTATGGATATTTAAAAACTGAAAATGGAATTCATAGATTAGTTCGTATCTCTCCATTTGATTCAAATGCAAAAAGACATACATCTTTTACATCAGTTATGGTAAGCCCAGAAATTGACGATAATATTGATATTGTAATTGAAGATAAAGATATTAGAATTGATACATATCGTGCAAGTGGTGCTGGTGGGCAACATGTAAATAAGACTGAAAGTGCAATTAGAATTACTCATATAAAAACAGGTATTGTTGTTCAATGTCAAAATGATAGATCTCAACATAAAAATAAAGATAGTGCTTTTAAAATGTTAAAATCAAAACTATATGAACTTGAACTGGAAAAACAAAGAGCTTCAAAAGATAGTGGAGATAAAAGTGAAATTGGTTGGGGACATCAAATAAGATCTTATGTACTACAACCATATCAACAAGTAAAAGATAGTAGAAGTAACATAGGATACTCAAATGTAGAAGCTATTTTAGATGGTGATATTACAAAAATGATGGAAGATGTTTTAATAGCAAGTAGCTCTAACTAA
- the holA gene encoding DNA polymerase III subunit delta, producing MYKSEFDKYLKANKRFSSYMFYGQSTFLVEQYSYLVSKLIAKDEEIEKLYFEEYNFKYTKDRLLQSSLFSSNNVILVKIDKKIPKKELDILVEAANTNKDSTLILACMGDVDFKSMESSFSAKQNACAVRFFALMTNEALAFLQNEAKRLKIDYDESALNHLYFMHKQDISLSTNDLNKLLILNEKVTTKLVDLHCFGVGSVNFDDFLYDLIAFKDIGNDLALLLEEGLNEIFILNQISSFIQQLFMISSHARIFSVVNPIEVLGYNPPKHIWEKKSKLAINIKPKQFLGMLEYILNLELAIKTEKIDNINLYLQASLRKFIVLFR from the coding sequence ATGTATAAAAGTGAATTTGATAAATATTTAAAGGCAAACAAAAGATTTAGTTCTTATATGTTTTATGGTCAATCAACATTTTTGGTTGAGCAATACTCATATTTAGTTTCAAAGTTAATAGCAAAAGATGAAGAGATAGAGAAACTATATTTTGAAGAGTATAACTTTAAATATACAAAGGATAGACTTCTTCAGTCATCTTTATTTTCATCAAATAATGTAATTTTGGTGAAAATAGATAAAAAAATTCCAAAAAAAGAGCTAGATATTCTAGTTGAAGCTGCAAATACAAATAAAGATAGTACTCTTATTTTGGCTTGTATGGGAGATGTAGATTTTAAATCTATGGAGAGTAGTTTTAGTGCTAAACAAAATGCTTGTGCAGTTAGGTTTTTTGCTTTAATGACAAATGAAGCATTAGCTTTTTTACAAAATGAAGCAAAAAGATTAAAAATAGATTATGATGAGAGTGCATTAAATCATCTCTATTTTATGCATAAACAAGATATCTCTCTTAGTACAAATGATTTAAATAAATTGCTTATTTTAAATGAAAAAGTTACTACAAAACTTGTTGATTTACACTGTTTTGGAGTAGGAAGTGTAAATTTTGATGATTTCTTATATGATTTAATTGCTTTTAAAGATATAGGGAATGATTTAGCTCTTCTATTGGAAGAGGGTTTAAATGAGATTTTTATTTTAAATCAAATTAGCTCATTTATTCAACAACTATTTATGATTAGTTCTCATGCTAGAATTTTTTCTGTTGTAAACCCTATTGAGGTTTTGGGATACAATCCTCCAAAGCATATTTGGGAGAAAAAATCAAAATTAGCAATAAATATAAAACCAAAACAATTTTTGGGGATGTTAGAGTATATTTTAAATTTAGAACTAGCTATAAAAACAGAGAAAATAGATAATATAAATTTATATTTACAAGCAAGTTTAAGAAAATTTATAGTTTTATTTAGATAA
- the rpsF gene encoding 30S ribosomal protein S6, with the protein MSKLKHYETMFILKPTLTEEETVAQLDGVKALFEKNGAEIVATENIGIKELAYEIEKCKRGYYYVIYFKAPANSIAEIERNYRNNEELIRFMFIKYETKKEVGSWTKMSEEAIKRASK; encoded by the coding sequence ATGTCAAAATTAAAACATTATGAAACAATGTTTATTTTAAAGCCTACATTAACTGAAGAAGAGACTGTAGCACAACTTGATGGGGTTAAAGCTCTATTTGAAAAAAATGGTGCAGAGATAGTTGCAACTGAAAATATTGGTATTAAAGAGTTAGCATACGAAATCGAAAAATGTAAAAGAGGTTACTACTATGTAATCTATTTTAAAGCACCAGCAAACTCAATCGCAGAAATTGAGAGAAACTATAGAAACAACGAAGAGCTTATTAGATTTATGTTTATTAAATATGAAACTAAAAAAGAGGTTGGTTCTTGGACTAAAATGAGTGAAGAAGCTATAAAAAGAGCTTCAAAATAA
- the rpsR gene encoding 30S ribosomal protein S18 gives MAERRKYGKKSCKYTEMKVDFIDYKNIELLKISMSERGKIMPRRLTGNSKNSQEMVEKAIKRARHMALVPYIVDTQNVSDSAYSKSFL, from the coding sequence ATGGCTGAAAGAAGAAAATACGGAAAAAAATCTTGTAAATATACTGAAATGAAAGTAGATTTTATTGATTATAAAAATATTGAGCTTTTAAAAATTTCTATGAGTGAAAGAGGTAAAATTATGCCTAGAAGACTTACAGGAAATTCTAAAAACTCTCAAGAGATGGTAGAAAAAGCAATTAAAAGAGCAAGACATATGGCACTTGTTCCATATATAGTTGATACTCAAAATGTATCAGATAGTGCATATTCAAAATCATTTTTATAA
- a CDS encoding RNB domain-containing ribonuclease, protein MLKDIFTKIEKKIFDFSQDEKRVINSYIKDEIIIKVGEDFEINSKYKIGILKIDKNFAILEDLLNPIKNIKIELDYLNGAFNNDLVLAKRVFNPRSKIKAKVTKVLDGKKAEILVYVEDSSFFTLKENIELASKNTKTYKNGDVLIIDNKEFKEIKFIGNLDEPKIDEFISLYIYEELYRDEQKIEVDEFIEDENQRVDLRELPFCTIDPNSAKDHDDAIYFDEKDSTLFVAIADVSYFVKEGSSLDTLAYKKSSTIYLPTRTLPMLPSILSENLCSLKEGIDRYAYVFKLKLDLKNLKVKSSELFTAIIKNHRNFSYGRIDRVLENNFDQYNENEKRIFDYLLPLYEVTKKLRKDRLKKGYDFRSQENRLKLKNQLLQSVEIEKSTASHQLIEECMLLANIEASKKVGTLGIFRVHEEPNFKALSKLIDDVNILGVKAKIKDDVHQTIAHIQEEADKLLLREEIDELIIQSLTQAKYSSKNLGHFGLGFKSYSHFTSPIRRYSDLILHRILKSKKLPKEIDDICTHISEQERNIDKLVWDFEDRTYARWAKDNIGNEIRVKIVDVERAKAVCIDKMFGLKVVIENYKGQKLFSKHKVKIVSSNLATKIIVAKIL, encoded by the coding sequence TTGTTAAAAGATATATTTACAAAAATTGAAAAGAAGATATTTGATTTTTCTCAAGATGAAAAAAGAGTAATTAATAGCTATATAAAAGATGAGATTATTATAAAAGTTGGTGAAGATTTTGAGATAAATTCAAAGTATAAAATAGGGATTTTAAAAATAGATAAAAATTTTGCTATTTTAGAAGATTTACTAAATCCTATAAAAAATATAAAAATAGAGTTAGATTATTTAAATGGAGCATTTAACAATGATTTAGTTTTGGCAAAAAGAGTTTTTAACCCAAGAAGTAAGATTAAAGCAAAAGTTACAAAAGTACTTGATGGGAAAAAAGCTGAAATTTTAGTATATGTTGAAGATAGTTCATTTTTTACATTAAAAGAGAATATAGAGTTAGCTAGTAAAAATACAAAAACTTATAAAAATGGTGATGTTTTAATAATAGACAACAAAGAGTTTAAAGAGATTAAGTTTATTGGGAATTTAGATGAGCCAAAGATAGATGAATTTATTAGTTTGTACATTTATGAAGAACTTTATAGAGATGAGCAAAAAATTGAAGTAGATGAGTTTATTGAAGATGAAAACCAAAGAGTTGATTTAAGAGAGCTGCCATTTTGTACAATAGATCCAAATAGTGCAAAAGATCATGATGATGCAATATATTTTGATGAAAAAGATAGCACTCTTTTTGTTGCAATTGCAGATGTTTCATATTTTGTAAAAGAGGGTAGTTCTTTAGATACTTTAGCATATAAGAAATCTTCAACTATATATTTACCAACTAGAACACTTCCTATGTTACCATCAATTTTAAGTGAAAACTTATGTTCCTTAAAAGAAGGTATAGATAGATATGCATATGTTTTTAAATTAAAACTGGACTTAAAAAATCTAAAAGTAAAAAGCAGTGAACTTTTTACTGCTATTATAAAAAACCATAGAAATTTCTCATATGGGAGAATTGATAGGGTTTTAGAAAATAATTTTGACCAATATAATGAAAATGAGAAGAGGATTTTTGACTATCTTCTTCCTCTTTATGAAGTTACAAAAAAGCTTAGAAAAGATAGACTTAAAAAGGGTTATGACTTTAGGTCTCAAGAAAATAGGTTAAAGCTAAAAAATCAACTTCTTCAAAGTGTTGAAATTGAAAAATCAACAGCTTCTCATCAGCTAATAGAGGAGTGTATGTTATTAGCAAATATTGAAGCTAGTAAAAAAGTTGGAACTTTAGGAATTTTTAGAGTTCATGAAGAGCCAAATTTTAAGGCTCTATCAAAGCTAATTGATGATGTAAATATTCTTGGAGTAAAAGCAAAAATCAAAGATGATGTTCACCAAACAATAGCTCATATTCAAGAAGAGGCAGATAAATTACTTCTAAGAGAAGAGATTGATGAGCTTATTATTCAAAGCCTTACACAAGCAAAATATTCCTCAAAAAATTTGGGGCATTTTGGTTTAGGTTTTAAATCATATTCACACTTTACAAGTCCTATTAGAAGATATTCTGATTTGATATTGCATAGAATTTTAAAGAGTAAGAAATTACCAAAAGAGATAGATGATATCTGTACACATATTTCAGAACAAGAGAGAAATATAGATAAACTTGTTTGGGATTTTGAAGATAGAACTTATGCAAGATGGGCAAAAGATAATATTGGAAATGAAATTAGAGTAAAAATAGTTGATGTAGAAAGAGCAAAAGCAGTTTGCATTGATAAAATGTTTGGGCTTAAAGTTGTAATTGAAAATTATAAAGGACAGAAACTATTTTCAAAACATAAAGTAAAAATAGTATCGAGTAATTTAGCAACTAAAATAATAGTTGCTAAAATATTATAA
- the nadA gene encoding quinolinate synthase NadA has translation MNYKEEILKLKQELDVVLVAHFYQRDEVFELADITGDSLELAKKVMESNKEFVVFCGVGFMGESAKILNPQKRVLMPRIACCAMARMIDEGYFLENLKKMNEAGISNDDILPITYINSSASVKARVGEMGGMVCTSSNAYKIIEKGLKSGKKIFFVPDRCLGQNFAKSLGLKSAVIGDGSDLKEADIICYNGFCSVHQQFNIDDIDFYREKYPDILVAVHPECDPAVCDKADFVGSTSQLIKFIKELPIEQKVVVGTEFNMVNRLREKNTYILSSTKPECPTMNETTLEHVYLTLKSIKDNKISELTEIKVDEKTRYWAKIALERMFEI, from the coding sequence TTGAACTATAAAGAAGAGATTTTAAAATTAAAACAAGAGTTAGATGTTGTATTAGTGGCACATTTCTACCAAAGAGATGAGGTTTTTGAATTAGCTGATATAACAGGAGATAGTCTTGAGTTGGCAAAAAAAGTTATGGAGAGTAACAAAGAATTTGTCGTATTTTGCGGAGTTGGATTTATGGGAGAGAGTGCAAAAATTTTAAATCCGCAAAAAAGAGTTTTGATGCCACGAATTGCTTGTTGTGCGATGGCTAGAATGATAGATGAGGGATATTTCTTAGAAAATTTAAAAAAGATGAATGAAGCTGGAATTTCAAATGATGACATTTTACCAATTACATATATAAACTCAAGTGCTAGTGTAAAAGCAAGAGTAGGAGAGATGGGTGGAATGGTTTGTACATCTTCAAATGCTTATAAAATTATTGAAAAAGGTTTAAAATCTGGTAAAAAAATATTTTTTGTACCAGATCGTTGTTTAGGACAAAACTTTGCAAAAAGCTTAGGATTAAAATCAGCAGTTATTGGAGATGGAAGCGATTTAAAAGAGGCAGATATTATTTGTTATAATGGATTTTGTAGTGTGCATCAACAGTTCAATATTGATGATATAGATTTTTATAGAGAAAAGTATCCAGATATTTTGGTTGCAGTTCATCCAGAGTGTGATCCAGCTGTTTGTGATAAGGCAGATTTTGTTGGTTCAACGTCACAACTAATAAAATTTATAAAAGAGTTACCAATAGAACAAAAAGTTGTTGTTGGAACAGAGTTTAATATGGTAAATAGATTAAGAGAGAAAAATACATATATTTTAAGTTCAACAAAGCCAGAGTGCCCAACTATGAATGAAACAACTTTAGAACATGTTTATTTAACTCTAAAATCGATAAAAGATAATAAAATTAGTGAATTAACAGAGATAAAAGTAGATGAAAAAACAAGATATTGGGCAAAAATAGCATTAGAGAGGATGTTTGAAATATGA